The genome window TCCTCGCCGAATCGAGACGGCGGCCTGAAACGAACTTCATTGGCATCGAACGGTCGTTGAAATGGATTCGCATCGCTCTTTGGCGCGCCGCCCGCGATCCCCGGCCCAACCGTTTTTTTCTATGTTTGGATGCTGATTTAGTAGTGAAGCTGCTGACGCCGCCTCGTTCGATTGCGGCTTATCACGTCTATTTTCCCGATCCCTGGCCCAAAGACCGTCATCGCAAGCGCCGGCTTTTCAATTCCCGGCTCTTGGAGAAAATGGCGGAGACGCTGGTAGCGGAGGGAAGGCTTTTGTTGAAAACCGATCACGCTGAATATTACGCCGACGCCCGCCAGCGTATTGACGGCAG of Candidatus Omnitrophota bacterium contains these proteins:
- the trmB gene encoding tRNA (guanosine(46)-N7)-methyltransferase TrmB, coding for MCAKTIYHYTPEMDEQLVSPGSIDEKLDFEKIFGNRHPVEIEIGTGKGRFILAESRRRPETNFIGIERSLKWIRIALWRAARDPRPNRFFLCLDADLVVKLLTPPRSIAAYHVYFPDPWPKDRHRKRRLFNSRLLEKMAETLVAEGRLLLKTDHAEYYADARQRIDGSGLFSLMEDNVSNEIIEDREEAPDSATHYEIKFRQESRPIYSAAYQVVAAYS